The genomic interval tcccgaaaatcacgatattgtatgatcaaaaaatcgaaagttaacgaccaatataattattacaaaccccatgagatcgaaacctaaaaataggtgcgacgacgagcaaagcgaggaggagcgtgttaggtgcacatgttcatcaaaaccaaagcggagcgcagcgaagcggagcggagcgttttccaaacagcggaaacaatacaaggcaccagtttgcgctatgtagggagacgctccgtcaaagttaaagccaaacgaatattattactttgtattaaacctaataaacctatgccatagcattattaggctattcaagatttggccataccattattaggctaaacaatgttatgcgaaataactttttactaaacgagatttatgccatacgattttcggcgtaacgagactttgaccaaacgttactatgcaatacgagattaggaaaataaatcttatgccaaaaaaggtagaaccggtGTTCACCCTAATTTCCCCATTGTGTTTCGTCATTCAGCCTTTTCGCGCATAAAactctatatattttttttatgttggtaTCACTTATTTTAGAATTCGCGTTTAGTTTCAGATTATTTCCACaatagtataattatttttataatactaactatttgtgtataaataaatacctttacggtacatacctacctacatacaataaattgatttatcaATATTAAGAATGCACGTAACACGAGACTTTGCAAAAATAACAAGACTGGCAACGCAGACTGGATAAACAAAACGCACAAAAGTGACAATAACAACGCAGGTTTGCCAACCACACAAAACAAAACGACAAAGAAAAGTCAAAGCAAAAATGACGTCGAAATAGCAAAACTCCCAATTATTATCACCAAAACAAAGGATTTCCTTCTCAGATTATATTATTTGCTCTACAATCACGCCACACGTCTCCTCTTATCTATTAATGTGCGTGAACGTAACCCGCATTCAATAACTGACTCATGTGTTGTGATCGTTGTGATATCAACTCGACGTATTGTTTTGTCTGGCCTCGAAATTGCAAGAGACGTGAATTTTAACAACCATGGCTGCTGCGTTAGCTAATGACTCGCCCAAATATCGCAACAGCCTCATCTGTTGCAGCCCTAGAAGCGTGGACGTCGAGTCAAAGAGTCCTTCCTCGTCTTCCACATCTGGTTGTGTTTCTGCGGACGATAGCTACGACTCCAACTGCATACCAAAGTCCATAGCTAACAAGAAACTCAAGATCCATAGTTCAGCTACGCGAGAGGAGCTAGAAAAAGCGATAACACAAAGCAAAGAGTTGATTCTTAGCAGTGCCCAGTGTTCTGATGAAAGGAAATGGCTTGTGAGGTATTTAGTTGAGCTGAGGCTGCGGTTGGAAGATTTGAAGGAGAATGATGGACAGCCGAGGCTTGGCGTCTCCATCAAGGGACATCACTTCAAGCAGCAGATTGCCCCGGCTAATAGAAAGCAGTACTGTGATCACTGCAGTGGAGTAATATGGAGCATTGTCCAGGGATCTTACATTTGTGATAACTGTGACTACTTGTGCCATTACAAGTGTGTAGACCACATATGCAGGGTCTGCGCTCATGTTGTCATGACGGAAAAAGGCCAGTTTGAAATGAGTATTTGTCCCGAGAAAGGATTAGCGGCACAGGATTACAAGTGTGCAGAGTGTCATACTGCTTTGACGTTTAAGGACTCCTGGAATGAGCCTCGATTGTGTGACTACACTGGGCTGTATTTCTGTGCCACATGCCACTGGAATGACATGTCAGCCATACCGGCTAGAGTGATACACAACTGGGATTGGGAGAAGCGGTATATATCGCGGCTAGCATATCAAATGCTGACTCTATCCTGGGACCGACCATACATTGACGTTGAGAGTATAAACTCCAAGTTATTTAACTTCATAGCCGAGCTGGAATGGGTCCACAAGATGCGGAAGGGTCTAGAATGGATGCGGAGGTACCTCTGTGCTTGCAGTAGTGGCACCAGTCTGCTGTCCCCATTATTTGTTCAACTGGGTGATGTGAATAAGAAGTACAGTATGTCTCACCTGCAGGCTATCAATGATGGAACATTGGAGACGCAGCTGACGGAATTAACAGAAGTGTGCCGCAGTCACATCACCGGCTGTGCTTTGTGCTCTGGGAAGGGTTATTTGTGTGAAGTCTGTGGCAATAATGAGGTTTTATATCCTTTTGACAGCGGGGCTATTCTATGTAACGAATGCAACTCCATGTACCATAGGGGTTGTTGGCTCAGGAAAGGCCAGATATGTTTAAAGTGCCAACGCTTGCAAGAGAGAAAGCAGAATGCCCCGTCCGAAGACCAACCTGATACTCAGGTGGAGTGTGAATATGACATAGACAAATTTGTTGAAtgattttgttaattttgtgATTGTTTAATTAGCTTTATAATTTGACCTAATAATCTATTAACTTGACATAAATATTTCTGATTCAATACTGAATACTGAccaatgtttaatattttattttattttatcctataggtactttatagtTCTTGTTGCCATATTATATCATTATTGATTCTTATTTCACAACTGTTTcattacaaattttaattattcttgAATATTAAGTGTTTTGCAAAAATGTGGACACAGTTggattattatttcaattctAATGTATTTACATTCATTAAAAAGGAAACAGTATTTTTAACAACTGTACAAACTAATCAATACATAACTTTCATAATTTACTAGCAAAGCTTAGGTATGTTTCAAACTTTAGCCAGAATTCTAACAGCTTAGCTTAATCAATGTCTTGTAAATGATCACATTTAATGGTGCTGTTACATAGaccatattttatgaataacatAGCAATATAAATAGCCTGAAATTTAAGAAAAGGAAAGctttaaagataaaatagacagaattgatttaattatgtaaataaattatgtataatataagtgCTATGTGTCAAAAGCTgtatttataatgaaaattttaaacattGAGTAGAAAGAAGCAAATGTTTTGGAATCTCACTTTTTTTAACTCTAGCTGACCATACCagtaaatagttattttttatatgatttGACAACAATAGCTAGAAAATAGACACAAAGGTAACTcttaaataattgttattattaaaagtaCAGGTTTTGATAGTATGTTGAGCATGTAAACAGCTGGCTTGTATATTGTGGAATGAGCAAATATGTTGTTGgcattatattttgaaataaatgtgaTATTATTCCATTACTtaacatatttaatttcatattacaGCCTCCTATGCCTAATTATTAATGATGtcgaattaaaaatttattcTTGTTCGTTGGTTCATctaagtctgttttttaatctcagataccaaaattgacagattctgaacggttcaccAACAGTAGATTTACCCGCGATGGCCGCGATTAAgagacgtatcgttctattggcgggacaatcgactgttggtGAATTGTGCATAACGAGATAAGTATACCTTGTTAGTCTTGGTTACCGCTGCAGTTTATtttttccgaagcttcggagcgctgcgctAACCGCTGACTCTATCTTGATGTATTAAGCTTgtcgattgcgtgacaattctcgttTGTTTGTTCCTCGatctaaagtctgttttttaatctcagatactaaattgacagactCCGaatggttcatcaacagtcgattgtcccgcgattaagtaaCGTATCGTtatattggcgggacaatcgactgttgacgaaccgttcagaatctgtacATTTAGTTAGTATCtcagattaaaaaacagactttagtaaCAAAGTGATCCTTGGCAATTTAGCATCTATCTcagattaaaaaaacagacttcaGTAAGTGACCCCCTGTATCGTATAGTGTTGCTCACCTGGCAGTCGTCGCAGCGGCAGGAGTCCCTCATGGTGCACTGCTGCTGCGCCGCGAGCGCGCGCGCGGGGTCGCGTCGCCGCCGCGTCAGTATGGAGAGCAGGCGCAACATGTTCACAagctttatgtacttatttactttatttatacccATTGTGTTACAATTgacgttcgttcgtcgatctgaagtcttttttttaatctcagatattaagtgccaatttctccatagtggtTTAGAGCATAACCGGGCATACGCTACAGGGGGTCAGTTACtgaagtctgttttttaatcggAGATACTAAATTTACAGAGACGATAGATTAAAAACCAGACTTCAGTAAGTGACCTCCTGTAGCGTATAGTGTTGCTCACCTGGCAGTCGTCGCAGCGGCAGGAGTCCCTCATGGTGCACTGCTGCTGCGCCGCGAGCGCGCGCGCGGGGTCGCGTCGCCGCCGCGTCAGTATGGAGAGCAGGCGCAACATGTTCACAagctttatgtacttatttactttatttataccgATTGCGTTTTACATATTTCGTTCGTCGATctaaagtatgttttttaatctcagataccaaaatttacagattctgaacttatttactttatttatacccATCGCGTTACAATTCTCGTTTGTCGatctaaagtctgtttttaaatctcagataccaaaatttacatattctgaacttatttactttatttatacccATCGCGTTACAATTCTCGTTTGTCGatctaaagtctgttttttaatctcagatactaaattggcagaatctgaacggttcatcaacagtcgattgtcccacTTAAtcagtgacgtatcgttctatcgttcagaatctgtccatttagtatctgagataaaaaaatagactTTAGTAACTAAGAAATCCTTGTCAATTTAGCATCTATCTCAGATTAAAAAGCAGACTTCAGTAAGTGACCCCCTGTATCGTATAGTGTTGCTCACCTGGCAGTCGTCGCAG from Plutella xylostella chromosome 2, ilPluXylo3.1, whole genome shotgun sequence carries:
- the LOC105389910 gene encoding differentially expressed in FDCP 8 homolog, producing the protein MAAALANDSPKYRNSLICCSPRSVDVESKSPSSSSTSGCVSADDSYDSNCIPKSIANKKLKIHSSATREELEKAITQSKELILSSAQCSDERKWLVRYLVELRLRLEDLKENDGQPRLGVSIKGHHFKQQIAPANRKQYCDHCSGVIWSIVQGSYICDNCDYLCHYKCVDHICRVCAHVVMTEKGQFEMSICPEKGLAAQDYKCAECHTALTFKDSWNEPRLCDYTGLYFCATCHWNDMSAIPARVIHNWDWEKRYISRLAYQMLTLSWDRPYIDVESINSKLFNFIAELEWVHKMRKGLEWMRRYLCACSSGTSLLSPLFVQLGDVNKKYSMSHLQAINDGTLETQLTELTEVCRSHITGCALCSGKGYLCEVCGNNEVLYPFDSGAILCNECNSMYHRGCWLRKGQICLKCQRLQERKQNAPSEDQPDTQVECEYDIDKFVE